One Thiocapsa sp. genomic window, AGCTCGCGATCGCAGAAGACACAGAGGGCACGATTCACCTCGGCGAGGCGACGCTGTGCGTCTCGAAGGCGATGGGGGTAGGGGACCTCGTCGCGGATCTCATCGCGCAGCACGCGCCTGAGTCGGTCAAACGCCTTCGGCAGTGTTCCGCTGTGAAAGCCCCGGCGGAGCATCCCGCGCATGGTCTCGCCGTGGCTGCCGATGATGGCCGGCTCGATCGGTGTGCTCTCCAGATCGGATCGGCGCACCGCCTCGATCCGACCTGTATCGTATCCGACTGGGTGCGCGCCCCCGTGGTTGGCCGCATAGATCCGTCGATTCTCCTTCAGCTCCCAAACCAGAAAACCGGCGAGTCCCGGCAACAAGAGGATGGTGACGGTCACGAAGGGGTAGGCGATCAGCTTCGGCAGAAAGGGCTCCGTGAGTGCAACCAGCAGCCCGGTGAGTGCAGGCAGGAAGGGCAACATCAGCTTGTGCGCGATGGTGACCAGAGGGAAATGCTTGATCGGATTGACCTGCGGCTCCACCAGCACGGTCACGTAAAATTGGATGAACGCCTCCGTGAATTTCCAGACCGGCGCAAACAGCGACTTGATGGCGAGCGCGAGCCGCGACTCTCCGAGCTGATGGCTCAGCAATTCCTCGATCCGGTGCAGCCCCTGCTCGAAGCGGCGCGTCACCTCCTTGAAGAAATGGAGCAGCTCTCGAACCAATCCGATCACCAGGGTCTGGTTCAGTCGACGAAGCATCTGCCATGCCGTGCTCGCGAGATTGTCGAGCAAGCGTCGACCCGCCGGCGTGTTGCGCGCGAGCGTGCCGATCGCAAAGGCCGGGATCAGCAGGGATAGACCGTAATCGATCTCCACCTCCTCGATCAGCAGACCAATTCCAACGAACGGGAGCACGACCAGCAGGCCGATGAACAGCGGCTGGACGAGGTTACGATCCAGTCCGCGGATGATGCTCGTCGACAGGAGCCTCGCGACGGGCGTCCAGCGCAGTAGCCTGCGCACCCCGTCGAACAGCAGCAGACGGACTGTCCAAGAGAGGACGCGCCAGATCGTCTTGGCGATCGCACGCCCGACGCGGGTGTAGGCGAACGCATTGATCAGCAGGGCGAGCAGCAGCACGAGCCAGAGGGGCGCCAAATGGACGGAGCTCCCATCGTGCGTGATCAGGCCGGCCAGGATGTCGAGCGTCTTGAGTCCCAGGAAGGCGAGGCCGGTCGGCAGGATGAGATGACGCAGGATCAACCGTCCTCGCGGGGTGCCGAACAGAGGTGCGCCGAGCTGCTGCAATCCCTTGACATAGAATTCGCCCGGCTTATAGACGCCGGGCAGGCTTTTGGCGGCGATCCGATCGAAATGCGCCAAGCGGTCGCCGTGGCGAATCTCCTCCAAGGTCGGGTCGGGCAGGCGCAGGATGTTGCGTGCGACGATATCGCGCACGTCGGTGAACTTCAGATGCCGCCGGTGCTGGATGACGTCGAGCAGCTCCTCGCGCATCTTGTGCGCCGCGACCTTCTCGCGATGGTTGCTCGGGTTGAAGCCGGCCTCCTCGAGAGAAACGCGGAGGTGGGGTCTGAGCTGGCCGGCGAGTCGCGTGGCAAGCTGATCGGAGAGTCGCTTCAAGGGGACCGAGAACCGCTCGACTTCGCGGCTAGGCCACTCGATCTGCTCGAGCCGGAGCGATGCGGCCTCGAGCGCACGCAGCGCCTTGAGCTGGGCCTGAAAGGGCAGGATCTGTCGAAGCCGTACCTTGCCGCCGCTCGCTGCCCATTGGAAGGGGCGCAGGCGGTAGTAGGTCGTGCGGCTCTCCAGCAGGGCGCGCTCCAGGTTGAGAAGGATCGAGTAAGCCGAGCTTGCCGAGCCGGAGCGCATCACTTCCTCGCCCAAGAGCGCGGTCAAAGCAGCCAGCTCGCGTGCCGTGCCCGGGCTCAGCGTCGAGTTGGCGGCGATGAGATCCGCCAAGGCGCTCTCGGCGGCAGCGGCACGTTGGGCGAGGATCACGCGGACGGCGTCGCGCGCATTCGGGCTGGGGCCGCCCATGGCGATGAAGCGTCGCCGGGCCAAGGACAGGTTGACGAGTGCGGCGGCATAATGATGATCGAGCTCGGCGCGCTGTGCCTTGCGCACGGCATCGGCGAACAAGGCCAGATGCAGATCCAGCAGGATCCCGCGGGGTCCTGCGGTCGATCGTCGACGGCTCAGCAGCGTCGGGATGGTCAGCAGTCCGTCCAGAAGTGGGCCGAGCGGTGTGATGACGATGTCTCGGAGCGTCGTCCGCCAGTCCCGACCCACCGATTGAGAGGCGTCGTGCAGGACCGCGAGACAGCGTACCTCGATCTTGTCGACGGGGGACGCGAGCGTCGCGCCGGAGGCGTTCGGCGTTGCCGGCTCATCCGGGAAGAGCGGCGCTTCGTGGCTTTCCTGGGCTACGATCGCGCGCGCGAAATCCGGATCCGACTCCCCGTAGGGCAGGCCGGACGGGAGCAGCGGCAGATACTCGGGCACGCCGCAGCGGTGATCCGGGCGGGTATGCTCCAGCAAGCGCGGCAGCCGTCCCCCCTGCAACGATCCGGGGAGGTCGAGCCCGCTCTCGAGGAGCCACAGATCGAGCGCGTGCCAGTCGCGGATCGTCGGAAAGAAGAAACCGCGGGCGCCCGGCGAAAAATAGCGCAATCGGGCAATCAGGGCGACGAAGCTGCGGCAAATGAAGGCGTCGCCGATACCCGCAGGGACGACCCCGTCGCGCGCCATGATGTCGCGCACCTCGGACAAGGCCAGCGGGCCGATCCGGCGGGCCAGACCGACCGGGCCGAACGGATCCCCGTCGCGATTGTCGTCGCGGGCCATCTGCCAAGCGCGCGCGACCTCCGCCTCGAAACGCCGTGCCCAGTAGTCGCGCAGCAGTCGCGTGAAGCCGATCCGGTCGAGTCGCTGTTCGGGCGGGATGGGCAGGAGGATGACATAGTCGGGCAGGTTGAGCCCCTCGATGACCGCCAGTGCCTCTGGATTTTCCAGTTCCAGGCCTGTCAGAAAGGCCGTGGAGGGCATCAGGTAATAGGCGAGCTCGGGTATCGAGATGTCACGGGCCTCGGCCGCCAAATGGTCCGTGATCAGGCGCTCCATGGCCCTGGGATGGAACAGGAAGACGCCTTCGGCGGGTTTAAGGACGCGCCCGCGGAAGAGCTTCGCGGTGGTCTCGGCGCTGGCGGATGGGGTAAGGTCAGACACGGGGCTCGCGATGCTGGGTCGAAGGGGCCGGCATGATCGGGGCGCGCGCAAGCGGTCGCCGCGTCGGTGAACCGGCTCGGCCCCGGTGCCCTATCCTAGTTCCATTGGCCCCGATAAGGAAACCGATCGAGTGCTCGACCCCGGGCCGCACGCGTCGTCGCGGCTCGGGGCCGCGGGGGCGACTAGGCCCTGGCCGGCGTTGGCACATCGTTCTCGAGAATGCCGGTTTCCCCTTCGCTCTTGGCGATGATGACGGCACCGCAGGAGTCGCTGAAGACGTTGACCGAGGTGCGCATCATGTCGAGGAGTCGATCGACCGCCAGGATCAGCCCGATCCCTTCCAACGGCAGGCCGACGGCACTCAGGATGATGGCGATGGCCACAAGGCTTGCGGCCGGGATGCCGGCCACGCCGATCGAGGTCAGAAGCGCGAGGATCACGATCAGGATCTGGGTCGAGAATCCCAGCTCGATCCCGTATGCCTGAGCGATGAACATGACGGCGACGCATTCATAAAGTGCGGTTCCGTCCATGTTCACGGTCGCACCCAAGGGCAGCACGAAGCTCGAAGTCCGGTTGGAGACCCCTGCGTTCTTCTCGACACATTCCATCGTGAGCGGGAGCGTGGCCGAGGAGGATGCGGTCGAGAAGGCCGTGAGCAGCGCAGCACCCATGGCGCGATAGTGGCGGCTTGGCTTCACCCCGCCGATGAACATGAGCAGCAGCGGCAGGGTCACGAAAAAATGGATGCCCAGCGCGATCACGACGCTGAAGAAGAAAAGCGCGAGTGGTCCGAATGCCTCCAATCCGGTGTCCGTGACCGTCTTGGCGACCAGTGCGAAGACCCCGATGGGCGCGAAGCGCATCACCAGCTCGGTGATCTTCATCATCACCTCGAAGACGCCGCTCCAGAAGTCGAGCTGTGTTTGCGCATAGTTGCCGTTCAGGCGGGTGATGAAAAAGCCGTAGAGCAGGCTGAAGAAGATCAGTCCGAGCATCTGCCCCGCTGCCGCTGCCGCAACGACGTTGGTCGGCACCATGCGCAGGAAGATCTCGATGATGTCGGTGGCGCCCTTGTCGGCGAACTGAGCCTCCAGATCGCTCTTGCTGGCGGTTAGCCCGAATACCTCCTCGGCGGTGCCTTCCACCACACCGGGCTGAATGATGTTGACGACGAGCAACCCCACGATGATGGCGAGCAGGCTCGTCATCGCGTAGTAGCCGATGGTCTTGCCTCCGAGACGCCCGAGATTGCTCGAGCTGCCGATTCCGGCGACCCCGACGATGATCGAAGACACGATCAGGGGTACAATCAACATCTTCAGGGCGTTGAGGAAAAGCTCGCCCAGAAAGGCGAAGATCCCGTACAGGGTGACCCCGAAGAGTCCGGTGTCGCGCTCGATCAGCAGCCCGATGACGATCGCCAGCACAAGGGCGATCAGGATCTGCCAGTGGAGCTTCATTTTGAGAACCGACATCGACGTCTCCGAATGGCTCTGAGTTGGTCCGGCACGGATCGCCGCGCGTGTGATTGCCGGATCTCGCATCCGCGCGGAAGCACTCGGTGATGCATATTCGCCGAAGGTCGAGCCGGCTCGGCGTGCTCGAGGGGGGGTTCGGACAACCGCGGATACGGGCGCATCTTATGCCGTACGCCGTGCCGAGACCAGACCGTCACAGCACACAGAGAGCGAACATCGTCAGCCATGCACTATCGCGTCTACTACTTATTCGAGCGTTCGGGAGGGTCGGTCTCGTCTTCGAGCGGGCTGGAGGTGAGCAGCCGGGAGATTCGAGAGCAACTGCTGCCTCGCCTGCAACATGCGGACGACTATCTCGGGATCATCGATCACGCCGACAACACCCTGCAGATCCTTCGTGAGCCGGGATCCATCCGTTATTGGGTCGAGCTGCCGCTCGATGCGGCCAAGGCATCCTACGGTCGGCACATGGATTTCGACGAGGTGGATCAGCTCATTCGAGCGCTGCCGTCGGTCTTCGATCGCGAAGCCATTCCAGGACTCGAATACCGCCCTTGGTGAGCATTGATGGATGAACCGACCCGCAATCATCAAACCGTTTCGGCTCGTCCCGAAACGACCGATCCACGCAAGACCACGACCGGCTTCGTCTATCTTCTGCAGGCCCTGTCGTTCATCTTCGGCGTGACATCCGTCGTCGGCGTCGTCGTCAACTATCTGCGCCTCGCCGATGTGCGGGGCACCTGGCTCGAATCCCATTTCGTCTGGCAGATCCGAACCTTTTGGTTCCAGGTGTTGTGGGGCCTCGTCGGTCTGGTCACCCTCGTGTTCCTGATCGGCTTCCTGATCTGGGGAGTCGTATACTTTTGGACGCTTTATCGCGTGGTCAAGGGGTGGCTCAATCTGGCGGAGGAGCGGCCGATGTATGCCGACTGAACCGCGTCTCTGCTGACACCTGCACGCTTGTCGCGTGCCGTTGGCTCCGCGTCCGCCAACTGGCGTCGGAGCGGACGCGGTTCAGATGATTTCGACAATCGAAGGATCGCGGGGGCAAACAACCAAAACGTAGGATGGGTAGAGCGCAGCGAAACCCATCCTCACAACTCAAACGCTCAATAACCCTCTCGGCGTGGAGCGCTCACCACAGGGTGTGACGTGGCCGAGTCAGGTCGGGCCGGTAGGGTGGACGAGCGAGAGCGGAGTCCACCAAGCCCCACGCCCGCGCTGGCTGGTGGACTGCGCTGCGCGTGTCTACCCTACCGATCCCGGCGTGGCCCCCGGCTTACGATCGAGGCCCGTCGAGGTGGTTCAGCGCACCGCTATGATCAGCAACACGACAAGCGCGACAACCGCGCCGAGCGGCAGGATGGCCGCTTGCCAATCCCCCTTTTCAGCCTTCGGTCCGTTCTCCTGCCAGTGCTTGTAGGCCGGCCAGAGATAGAACAGCATCAAGACGAGCACCGCTGCAGCGGCAATCTTCAGTGCAAGCTCCATGGAAGCGTCTCCTTGCCCCGAGCGGGGTCGTGTCGAGGGCTCAAACAAAAACCCCGGCACTCGGCCGGGGTTTGTGCCCTAAAAGGGGGCTAATCAGTCGTCGCCCATGATCCCGAGAATCTGGAGCAAGCTGATGAAGATGTTGAAGATGGCGAGATAGATCCCGTAGGTCGCCATAATATAGTTCGTCTCTTCGCCCCGTGCGATCCGGCTGGTATCGAACAGGATGAAGCCGCTCATCAGCAGGATGATGGCCGAGGAGATCGCCAGCGAGAGCGCCGGCATCTGGAGGAACAGATTCGCCACGATCGCCAGAATCACGACCATCATGCCGGCGAAGATGAAGCCGCCCATGAAGCTGAAGTCACGCTTGCTGGTCAGTGCGTAGCCGGACAGTCCAAGGAAGATCGCCGCGGTGCCGCCGAACGCCAAGCCGACGGTCTGCGGGCCGTTCGGGAGGGCGAGATACATGGACAAGATCGAGCCCAGGCCGAACCCGAGCAGACCGGTGATCAGGAAGATGACACCGATGCCCTTCGATGAATTGGCCGTGCGCGGAAGCACGAAAATACCCATCAGCATTGCAACGATCACCGAGACCAGGTACATCCAGCTCGGCACGGCGAGGGCGATCGACACCATCGCGGTAAAGGCGCTGAAGCCCAGCGTCGCGGCGAGCAGCAGATAGGTGTTCTTGAGCACCTTGTTGGCCGAGATGACCGACTCTGTGCTGCGGGGGATGGAAAAATCAGTGTTGGCCATTGGTGTGGTCACTCCGGTTTCGAAAGATTCAAGCTGCCGAGTCAGACTCGGCGGGAAGATCCGAGTTCCTGAAGCATACCTGATGGAGTCGCTCGCGCAAGCGTCAAGACGTTTGGGTCCGCAGTGGACATGCGGTATCCTAACCTCCGCGTCGACTTGGAGCTCGATACCCTGGCAAATCCAGGGGATTGCGTCGGGTGGTCGATATTCGGAGAGGTGGCTGAGCGGTCGAAAGCGGCGGTCTTGAAAACCGTTGAGGGTTCATCCCCTCCGTGGGTTCGAATCCCACCCTCTCCGCCATATTATTCAGGCGGTTATCTATTTTTCAAGGTCTTCTTCGACCAGCGTCGGCGTTATCGATCTTGGACCCCCATCGCACCGCCTTCGTTCTCCTCCGTGTCTGCGCGGCGGTTTCCCGTTCGATGCCCGGCGCGGCATGGCGTAAAACCTCGAAATATTCGAGCAATTCTGGCAAAAAATCGAAGTCCGAGTGCGCCGCGCGAAGGACGCCGATGTCCCGATCGAGATCCCCGGTCGCTGCTTCGCCTCTGCGCTCAGCGCTGATCCTCGAGTCCCGTGAGGGACCAAAGCCGGTCGATCTGCGCACGCAGCTCGGCAACCTCGGACTCCAGCGCCTCGATGCGGGCGCTGCGGGTCGGCTCGCCGCTTGCCGCGTGAGCGGACTCCGGGATGTCCTCGAGCTTGGGGCTGCCGCAGAGCAGGTGCGCGTAGCGCTCCTCGCGTTTGCCGGGCTGGCGCGGCAGCTCGACGACAAGCGGGCGGTCGCGCTTGGCCATGCCGTGCAACGCGGTGGTGACCTGCTCGAGATCCTTGAAGTCGGCCAGGCGCGCGGTATTGGTCCGCAGCTCGCCGGTTGTCTGAGGGCCGCGCAACATCAGCGCGCACAGCAGCGCATGCTCTTCCCGGCTCAGCAGGAAGGTGCCGACGATCTTGTGGTCGTAGCGCTCGGTGCGCCCCGAAAGACTGGCGTAGATGAGGCCGCGGTCGCGCAATTGGTTGACGACGTGGCCGACCTCGCCGGGGGTCATGTTCGTGACGGGATGGCGGGCGCTTTTCTGATTGCAGGCGCTGACGAGACTGTTGAGGGTCAAGGGGTACTGGTCGGGCGTGGTGCGCTGCTTCTCCATGAGGCAGCCGAGGACGCGCGCTTCCGCCGGGGTCAGCATGGCATCGGAGGTGTCGGATTCGTGCTCGATCGTCATGGTTGGCGGTTCTCCGGTGGTCGGTTGATGGACCCGGCGGCCGGGGCCTCGGGCGATTCGCCGATGCGTTGCACGGCCCAGTCCAGGACGGCGCGCACGCGATCGTTCAGGAGCGCATGAGCCTCTGCTTCGGTGACCCAGCGATACTCCTGGTGCTCGGGAAACCCCAGCTGCGGGTTGATCCCGAGGGCGACATCGCCGCGCGGTGACTCCGCCAGATAATAACGCGCGACCTTGCCGCGACCGTAGGGCGGCGTTTCCACGAACGACGTCCCCCAACGAAAATCCAGGTCGGTGAGTCCGGTCTCTTCGACGACTTCGCGCCCTGCGGTATTCAACGGGTCTTCGCCGGGCTCGGTCTCGCCCTTGGGGAAATCCCAATAGCTGAAGCATCGCAGGATCAGGAAACGCATCTCGGGTCCGAAGCGACGGACCGGAACGACGCCGGCGGAGAGGATCTCTCGGCGGTTCATTTGGCGCGCTCGCGTGCTGCAGGTTTGAACGCGAGTGATGGAGACGTTGGGTCTTGCATGGCTGTCGCGAGGGGCAGGGTTCCGGTCGGATCGGAGCGCAGCGCTTCGGCTGCGCGTCGGATGCGGGCGAGGATCGCGTCCCGACCGTTTGTACCGAAAAGGCCCGCCAATGCGGCCGATCCGTGAAACTGGCGCGCGGATGCGATCAAGAGGGCGGCGTCGTCGTCCGCAATGCCTCCGGCCCGCAGACAGGATCCGAGTCGGCGCCGGACGAGCTCGGACAGGAGCGGGAGGGTGGCGTCCAGGGAGCGATGGCCGTCGATGAAGCCGCTCAGCTCAAGATCGTCGATCGCGAATCGGCATGGGGCACAAGGCGGTTCAGGCGCGGTGCGGATCGCGGCGACGAGCGCCACGACCGTGACGGCGTCGAGCGTGCGCAGCGGACCGGCCAACAGCACCGGGAGCCGGGATTCCAGGCGAGCCTCGGCCCTTGCTGCAAAGCGCCAACCGTGCGTGTCGAGACGGCGCAGCACGACGAGCGCGTGCTCGCCGCTTGCGGCATTCCGGCTGGTGCCCAGCTGGGCCGGACGAAAGCCGCAGCGGTCCCAAAAGCGGATCAATTCGGGCGTTGCGCCGAAGCTGGCGCCGAGGAGATCGATGCCCTCGGCGCGAGCGTCGCGCGCGAGCCGGCGCAGCAGTCTGCGCCCGAGACCGCGGCGTGCGAGCGCCGGATGGACGGCGATGCGGATGACGCGCAGGTAACGCAGGGTAGGGGCCTCGGCGAGTCCGGCATGCGTCGACAGGGTCTGCGGGAGCAGGTGGCCGCGCGGACGGCGGCGGCCCGTGAAGATCGCCTCGCACAATGCGGGATCGGTGAAACCGCCTTCCTCCGCGGCGAGGAGGGTGGCGACGACGTGCGCGCGCCAGCGCAGGGCGTAGATGCGGACATTCGGGCCGTCCAGCAGCATGCGCAGGTCCATCGGCCGGGTCTGGTAATGGGCCAGGACGAGCAGACCGAAGAGCTCGCGCAGGGTCTTCTCGTCTCGGACCAAGACGTCGCGGTCGAGGCGCTCGCAGCGGATGTCGTCGGGGTCGGCGTCGCTCAGCTCCTCTGCTGTCGCCGGGGCTGCGTCGAGCAGCAGGGTACGGAAGGTCAGGGCTTCGAGCGGATCCCCGGGCGCCCAGCGGATCGGCGTGTCGAGCGAGATCTCGCGCCAACTCGGCGTGAGCCGATCCAGGGTGGCGCGAAAGCGC contains:
- a CDS encoding sulfite exporter TauE/SafE family protein, which translates into the protein MSDLTPSASAETTAKLFRGRVLKPAEGVFLFHPRAMERLITDHLAAEARDISIPELAYYLMPSTAFLTGLELENPEALAVIEGLNLPDYVILLPIPPEQRLDRIGFTRLLRDYWARRFEAEVARAWQMARDDNRDGDPFGPVGLARRIGPLALSEVRDIMARDGVVPAGIGDAFICRSFVALIARLRYFSPGARGFFFPTIRDWHALDLWLLESGLDLPGSLQGGRLPRLLEHTRPDHRCGVPEYLPLLPSGLPYGESDPDFARAIVAQESHEAPLFPDEPATPNASGATLASPVDKIEVRCLAVLHDASQSVGRDWRTTLRDIVITPLGPLLDGLLTIPTLLSRRRSTAGPRGILLDLHLALFADAVRKAQRAELDHHYAAALVNLSLARRRFIAMGGPSPNARDAVRVILAQRAAAAESALADLIAANSTLSPGTARELAALTALLGEEVMRSGSASSAYSILLNLERALLESRTTYYRLRPFQWAASGGKVRLRQILPFQAQLKALRALEAASLRLEQIEWPSREVERFSVPLKRLSDQLATRLAGQLRPHLRVSLEEAGFNPSNHREKVAAHKMREELLDVIQHRRHLKFTDVRDIVARNILRLPDPTLEEIRHGDRLAHFDRIAAKSLPGVYKPGEFYVKGLQQLGAPLFGTPRGRLILRHLILPTGLAFLGLKTLDILAGLITHDGSSVHLAPLWLVLLLALLINAFAYTRVGRAIAKTIWRVLSWTVRLLLFDGVRRLLRWTPVARLLSTSIIRGLDRNLVQPLFIGLLVVLPFVGIGLLIEEVEIDYGLSLLIPAFAIGTLARNTPAGRRLLDNLASTAWQMLRRLNQTLVIGLVRELLHFFKEVTRRFEQGLHRIEELLSHQLGESRLALAIKSLFAPVWKFTEAFIQFYVTVLVEPQVNPIKHFPLVTIAHKLMLPFLPALTGLLVALTEPFLPKLIAYPFVTVTILLLPGLAGFLVWELKENRRIYAANHGGAHPVGYDTGRIEAVRRSDLESTPIEPAIIGSHGETMRGMLRRGFHSGTLPKAFDRLRRVLRDEIRDEVPYPHRLRDAQRRLAEVNRALCVFCDRELGYALRRRCAEPNCGLVRVETGRPRLSSNAFDLTLELYAANTANDRPIELRLYVYLEEPDIFLKVEISGPREELGEPCWSLVRSDLAVFSGRAGVKQAPSAV
- a CDS encoding dicarboxylate/amino acid:cation symporter, with translation MSVLKMKLHWQILIALVLAIVIGLLIERDTGLFGVTLYGIFAFLGELFLNALKMLIVPLIVSSIIVGVAGIGSSSNLGRLGGKTIGYYAMTSLLAIIVGLLVVNIIQPGVVEGTAEEVFGLTASKSDLEAQFADKGATDIIEIFLRMVPTNVVAAAAAGQMLGLIFFSLLYGFFITRLNGNYAQTQLDFWSGVFEVMMKITELVMRFAPIGVFALVAKTVTDTGLEAFGPLALFFFSVVIALGIHFFVTLPLLLMFIGGVKPSRHYRAMGAALLTAFSTASSSATLPLTMECVEKNAGVSNRTSSFVLPLGATVNMDGTALYECVAVMFIAQAYGIELGFSTQILIVILALLTSIGVAGIPAASLVAIAIILSAVGLPLEGIGLILAVDRLLDMMRTSVNVFSDSCGAVIIAKSEGETGILENDVPTPARA
- a CDS encoding Bax inhibitor-1/YccA family protein, yielding MANTDFSIPRSTESVISANKVLKNTYLLLAATLGFSAFTAMVSIALAVPSWMYLVSVIVAMLMGIFVLPRTANSSKGIGVIFLITGLLGFGLGSILSMYLALPNGPQTVGLAFGGTAAIFLGLSGYALTSKRDFSFMGGFIFAGMMVVILAIVANLFLQMPALSLAISSAIILLMSGFILFDTSRIARGEETNYIMATYGIYLAIFNIFISLLQILGIMGDD
- a CDS encoding YceH family protein codes for the protein MTIEHESDTSDAMLTPAEARVLGCLMEKQRTTPDQYPLTLNSLVSACNQKSARHPVTNMTPGEVGHVVNQLRDRGLIYASLSGRTERYDHKIVGTFLLSREEHALLCALMLRGPQTTGELRTNTARLADFKDLEQVTTALHGMAKRDRPLVVELPRQPGKREERYAHLLCGSPKLEDIPESAHAASGEPTRSARIEALESEVAELRAQIDRLWSLTGLEDQR
- a CDS encoding NUDIX domain-containing protein, producing MNRREILSAGVVPVRRFGPEMRFLILRCFSYWDFPKGETEPGEDPLNTAGREVVEETGLTDLDFRWGTSFVETPPYGRGKVARYYLAESPRGDVALGINPQLGFPEHQEYRWVTEAEAHALLNDRVRAVLDWAVQRIGESPEAPAAGSINRPPENRQP
- a CDS encoding GNAT family N-acetyltransferase; translated protein: MRARSCIGITRIRLPADLAAETPAADLLLIDEAAGIPAPILGTLLARYPRVVFATTVHGYEGTGRGFDVRFRATLDRLTPSWREISLDTPIRWAPGDPLEALTFRTLLLDAAPATAEELSDADPDDIRCERLDRDVLVRDEKTLRELFGLLVLAHYQTRPMDLRMLLDGPNVRIYALRWRAHVVATLLAAEEGGFTDPALCEAIFTGRRRPRGHLLPQTLSTHAGLAEAPTLRYLRVIRIAVHPALARRGLGRRLLRRLARDARAEGIDLLGASFGATPELIRFWDRCGFRPAQLGTSRNAASGEHALVVLRRLDTHGWRFAARAEARLESRLPVLLAGPLRTLDAVTVVALVAAIRTAPEPPCAPCRFAIDDLELSGFIDGHRSLDATLPLLSELVRRRLGSCLRAGGIADDDAALLIASARQFHGSAALAGLFGTNGRDAILARIRRAAEALRSDPTGTLPLATAMQDPTSPSLAFKPAARERAK